The following coding sequences are from one Haladaptatus caseinilyticus window:
- a CDS encoding TATA-box-binding protein — MKSQPSSTHIEIENIVAVSKVDQELDVAQVGADLPSGTYDAEEFPGVICRIQTTPATMLLYRSGAIISTGANSIQDVKRGYRELFTQLRELGIPVTEEPSISIENLVSSADLETSLNLNALAIGLGLEESEYEPEQFPGLVYRLKELSIVVLLFNSGKLIITGAKSETETQRGVEQVKSRLSELGFLSA, encoded by the coding sequence ATGAAATCACAGCCCTCATCAACACACATCGAGATCGAGAATATTGTTGCGGTTTCTAAAGTTGACCAAGAACTCGATGTTGCTCAAGTGGGTGCAGATCTACCGAGTGGCACGTATGATGCCGAGGAGTTTCCCGGTGTGATTTGTCGAATCCAGACGACTCCGGCGACAATGTTGCTGTATCGCTCGGGGGCAATCATCAGTACTGGTGCAAACAGCATACAAGACGTAAAAAGAGGATATCGTGAACTGTTCACTCAACTTCGTGAGCTTGGAATTCCTGTGACAGAAGAGCCATCGATTTCGATTGAAAATCTGGTTTCGAGTGCTGATCTTGAAACATCGCTCAATCTCAATGCGCTCGCTATCGGCTTAGGACTTGAAGAGAGTGAATATGAACCCGAACAATTTCCAGGACTGGTGTACCGACTTAAGGAATTGTCAATTGTTGTTCTCTTGTTTAACAGCGGGAAACTCATCATCACTGGAGCGAAGTCAGAAACCGAGACACAAAGAGGCGTTGAGCAGGTCAAATCACGCCTTTCTGAACTCGGGTTCTTGAGTGCGTAG
- a CDS encoding DUF7260 family protein, which produces MSQYRSRLIDRTSLSSAQQLISNEESQVQAEIDAFEDFLDRLDEIPPHPYRADGGSLRGTVQSRSSTSHTFSSAVQKAYRETVLAVDHWEDEYGENTVLESITNEFSPEVAAGLASGSEMWSQPLWDQLKSASEEAIETRQHSYSMVTTERQQLEELHSSLIDVGEELAAIERGEFAFEECTDRLTSIEQQLDDLTRDQQSYLHQRKRSNEELFTTYVYSDLDTDYPGLAAIATTRQLLDRIELRHWASAN; this is translated from the coding sequence ATGTCACAGTATAGAAGCCGGTTAATTGACCGTACGTCGCTTTCGAGCGCACAACAACTCATTAGCAACGAAGAATCCCAAGTTCAAGCTGAAATCGACGCATTCGAGGACTTTCTCGACCGGCTCGACGAAATTCCGCCGCATCCGTATCGAGCAGATGGTGGTTCACTGCGTGGTACAGTTCAATCACGATCGTCTACCTCACACACATTCTCGAGTGCGGTTCAGAAAGCGTACCGTGAAACAGTCCTTGCAGTCGACCATTGGGAAGACGAGTATGGTGAGAACACCGTCTTGGAGAGCATTACAAATGAATTCAGTCCCGAGGTGGCAGCCGGACTGGCAAGCGGGTCAGAGATGTGGTCCCAACCGTTGTGGGATCAACTCAAGAGCGCGAGTGAGGAGGCGATCGAAACCCGCCAGCACTCATACTCGATGGTGACAACAGAGCGACAGCAACTCGAGGAACTCCACAGTTCGCTTATTGACGTTGGTGAGGAGTTAGCTGCAATCGAACGAGGTGAGTTTGCTTTCGAAGAGTGCACCGATCGACTCACGTCAATTGAGCAGCAGCTCGATGATCTGACACGCGATCAGCAATCGTATTTGCACCAGCGCAAGCGATCAAATGAGGAATTATTCACAACGTATGTCTATTCTGACCTCGACACCGATTATCCAGGGTTGGCGGCCATTGCAACAACTCGCCAGCTGCTCGATCGCATCGAACTTCGCCATTGGGCAAGTGCGAACTGA